In the Acanthopagrus latus isolate v.2019 chromosome 23, fAcaLat1.1, whole genome shotgun sequence genome, one interval contains:
- the amn gene encoding protein amnionless produces MLRTLDVLLLVSLVGAANALYKQWIPDTNYENQTNWDHGAVPCGNDIVKFPALRKVSVFVETTHAVQEMILPVDGEFILNSGAGFYVVSGRDPDCGAGVTAQFKDSESVGWFNPALWQAAANLDDLQRGNVLFSVHEESVPCGYDDVVFKARSSFRVDTSSSESSIPVKSVSVLGKKFESSSEFSEYLGSRSGRLQFHGSSAVTVGHPGCEDPSGCDCGNSVNHQRICGSVTCASPNCRKPLLPEGHCCDVCGAIVTIHTAATFNLQSYRQRIHHLFLIQPQYKSIQLGMSKVFKPQRLMGIIPFGSSAVIQVVILDGEEGKQAERLARDICKDARKHGSNLGITGDEFQASSGSSSDQSGAKAATVVGVVFGVLIMTALIVITVFLVHKGVVRMPSMPSMPSMPSMPSMPSMPSLPSLRSLKRNSGVGELGGPLDHGFDNPMFDQPNMLPDVLGSNGTGANSSISLTQTGVYFVNPVYDDNETEFSA; encoded by the coding sequence CTCGTCTCTCTTGTCGGGGCGGCGAACGCCTTGTACAAGCAGTGGATTCCTGACACCAACTATGAAAATCAGACCAACTGGGACCACGGGGCTGTTCCTTGTGGCAACGACATAGTGAAGTTCCCAGCGCTGAGAAAAGTGTCCGTGTTTGTGGAGACCACGCATGCTGTGCAGGAGATGATCCTGCCAGTGGACGGAGAGTTCATCCTGAATTCAGGAGCCGGTTTTTATGTCGTGAGTGGACGGGATCCGGACTGCGGTGCAGGTGTCACGGCCCAGTTCAAAGATTCAGAGTCTGTCGGATGGTTTAATCCGGCTCTGTGGCAGGCGGCTGCGAATCTGGATGACCTGCAGCGTGGAAACGTCCTGTTCTCGGTCCACGAGGAGAGCGTCCCTTGCGGGTATGATGACGTGGTGTTCAAAGCCCGCTCCTCTTTCAGGGTGGACACCAGCTCGAGTGAGTCGAGCATTCCTGTGAAATCTGTGTCGGTGCTGGGGAAGAAGTTTGAGAGCAGCTCTGAGTTCTCTGAGTATCTCGGCTCGCGCTCAGGCCGACTGCAGTTTCACGGATCGTCTGCTGTGACAGTCGGACACCCCGGCTGTGAGGATCCTTCTGGCTGTGACTGTGGGAACTCTGTGAACCATCAGCGGATCTGTGGCTCTGTAACATGTGCCTCCCCCAACTGTCGGAAGCCTCTCCTCCCTGAAGGACACTGCTGCGATGTGTGTGGAGCCATCGTCACCATCCACACCGCCGCCACCTTCAACCTGCAGTCTTACAGGCAACGAATCcatcacctgttcctcatccaGCCGCAGTACAAATCCATTCAGCTGGGCATGTCTAAAGTCTTCAAGCCACAGCGGTTGATGGGGATTATCCCCTTTGGTAGCTCGGCTGTGATCCAGGTGGTTATCCTGgacggagaggaaggaaaacaggcGGAGAGGCTGGCAAGGGACATCTGTAAGGACGCCCGCAAGCATGGGTCCAACCTGGGGATCACCGGGGATGAATTTCAGGCCTCTTCTGGGAGCAGCAGCGATCAGTCTGGAGCCAAAGCTGCAACGGTGGTTGGGGTTGTGTTCGGAGTTCTGATTATGACCGCACTCATTGTAATCACAGTCTTCCTGGTTCATAAGGGGGTTGTTCGAATGCCATCGATGCCATCAATGCCATCAATGCCATCGATGCCATCGATGCCATCAATGCCATCGCTGCCGTCTCTGAGAAGCTTGAAGAGAAACAGCGGTGTCGGAGAGCTCGGCGGGCCTCTCGACCACGGCTTTGATAACCCAATGTTCGACCAGCCCAACATGCTGCCTGATGTTCTTGGTTCGAACGGGACTGGAGCAAATTCCTCAATCTCTTTGACTCAGACTGGTGTGTACTTCGTGAATCCAGTTTATGACGACAATGAGACAGAATTCAGTGCCTGA